From Citricoccus sp. SGAir0253, a single genomic window includes:
- a CDS encoding VOC family protein: MTDHLPTANTDELGIRHGSPVWIDLTVPDLAAVIPFYEALFGWDFEDYGEPFGHYHMITNGGAHVGGAMAQGPDSTGQAAWSVYLKSEDIDRSLAETAAAGGTVLVPAMPVGDLGRMGVVTTPGGEALGVWQNGTFGGFTLTRTVGSPVWFEVMSLAFDADAEYYRRVWGWEPTLLPMEDAPEGTEPTRYANDRPGEGATAGLCEADPAWFPEGTPSYWRAYFIVQDADEAARTVGRLGGSVLDGPMDTPFGRIATVADPAGATFQLVQMQAEDYGRETGR; the protein is encoded by the coding sequence ATGACCGACCATCTGCCCACCGCGAACACGGACGAGCTCGGCATCCGCCACGGCTCGCCCGTGTGGATCGACCTCACCGTCCCGGACCTGGCCGCGGTCATCCCCTTCTACGAGGCGCTCTTCGGCTGGGACTTCGAGGACTACGGCGAGCCGTTCGGGCACTACCACATGATCACCAACGGGGGCGCGCACGTGGGCGGGGCCATGGCCCAGGGCCCGGACTCCACCGGCCAGGCCGCGTGGTCCGTGTACCTCAAGAGCGAGGACATCGACCGCTCCCTCGCGGAGACCGCGGCCGCCGGGGGCACCGTGCTCGTGCCGGCCATGCCGGTGGGCGACCTCGGCCGGATGGGGGTCGTCACCACCCCGGGCGGCGAGGCGCTGGGCGTGTGGCAGAACGGCACCTTCGGCGGGTTCACCCTGACCCGGACGGTCGGCTCGCCCGTGTGGTTCGAGGTGATGAGCCTGGCCTTCGACGCCGACGCCGAGTACTACCGCCGCGTGTGGGGCTGGGAGCCCACGCTGCTGCCGATGGAGGACGCCCCGGAGGGGACCGAGCCCACCCGCTATGCCAACGACCGTCCCGGCGAGGGTGCCACGGCCGGGCTGTGCGAGGCGGACCCGGCGTGGTTCCCCGAGGGCACGCCGTCCTACTGGCGCGCCTACTTCATCGTGCAGGACGCGGACGAGGCCGCGCGGACGGTCGGCCGGCTCGGCGGATCCGTGCTGGACGGGCCGATGGACACGCCCTTCGGGCGGATCGCCACGGTGGCCGACCCCGCCGGGGCCACGTTCCAGCTCGTCCAGATGCAGGCCGAGGACTACGGCCGGGAGACCGGGCGGTAG
- a CDS encoding DinB family protein: protein MTGDTPPAAPPPAPAPSGAAADGGLKPVLEHYLRAARRDLRWKLEGLTERQLRMPMTPTGTNLLGVLKHVASVEAGYFTDCLGRPSGIPMPWFEDGAEPNADMFATAEESVQDVLDLADRCAAASDAVIAELDLAAVATVPWWSRPEVTLGRLLVHVVAEYQRHLGHVDIVRELLDGRAGLAPAAPNLPGEDQGVDAAWWAAYTERLRALAEGARG, encoded by the coding sequence ATGACCGGAGACACCCCACCCGCTGCCCCGCCGCCCGCCCCCGCCCCGAGCGGCGCCGCGGCCGACGGCGGCCTGAAGCCCGTCCTCGAGCACTACCTCCGCGCGGCCCGCCGGGACCTGCGCTGGAAGCTCGAGGGCCTCACGGAGCGGCAGCTGCGGATGCCGATGACGCCCACGGGGACCAACCTGCTCGGCGTGCTCAAGCACGTGGCCTCCGTGGAGGCGGGCTACTTCACGGACTGCCTCGGCCGCCCCTCCGGCATCCCCATGCCGTGGTTCGAGGACGGCGCGGAGCCCAACGCGGACATGTTCGCCACCGCGGAGGAGTCCGTGCAGGACGTCCTGGACCTCGCCGACCGCTGCGCCGCCGCGTCCGACGCGGTGATCGCGGAACTGGACCTGGCCGCCGTCGCGACCGTGCCGTGGTGGTCCCGCCCCGAGGTGACCCTGGGCCGGCTGCTCGTGCACGTGGTCGCCGAGTACCAGCGGCACCTGGGGCACGTGGACATCGTCCGCGAGCTGCTCGACGGCCGGGCGGGGCTGGCCCCGGCCGCGCCGAACCTGCCCGGGGAGGACCAGGGCGTCGACGCCGCCTGGTGGGCGGCGTACACCGAGCGGCTGCGGGCCCTCGCCGAGGGCGCCCGCGGCTGA
- a CDS encoding NUDIX domain-containing protein, with protein MTTPAPGGDRTGQPIRVSAVVLYRPDGHVLTVRKAGTSMFMFPGGKHHDGEHPRDTAVRELAEETGLVVPPGDLEYLGAFRTAAANEDGHELHSEVFALMRPLARNEVPEPTTEIEQLAWMDPRAARAPGGHGIAPLLTAVFPEILRRRPF; from the coding sequence ATGACGACTCCAGCGCCGGGAGGTGACCGCACCGGCCAGCCCATCCGGGTCTCGGCCGTGGTGCTGTACCGGCCGGACGGACACGTCCTGACGGTCCGCAAGGCCGGCACCTCGATGTTCATGTTCCCCGGGGGCAAGCACCACGACGGCGAGCACCCGCGGGACACCGCCGTGCGCGAGCTCGCCGAGGAGACGGGGCTGGTGGTCCCGCCCGGGGACCTCGAGTACCTCGGGGCGTTCCGGACGGCCGCCGCCAACGAGGACGGCCACGAGCTGCACTCCGAGGTCTTCGCCCTGATGCGCCCGCTGGCGCGCAACGAGGTCCCGGAGCCCACCACGGAGATCGAGCAGCTGGCCTGGATGGACCCGCGGGCTGCCCGCGCCCCCGGGGGCCACGGCATCGCCCCGCTGCTGACCGCCGTGTTCCCCGAGATCCTGCGTCGCCGCCCGTTCTGA
- a CDS encoding metal-dependent transcriptional regulator translates to MDPSDLTPVAQDYLKVIWSATEWGDPPITTSELAARFGTSAPNVTDTVKRLAAQGLVDYRPYRPVALTPRGRDYAVAMVRRHRLLEAFLVATLGYSWEEVHDEAERLEHAASDALVQRIDAVLGHPDRDPHGDPIPSADGRVHRPEGVLRLGAAAPGTYEVLRLSDADPGRLERFRRHRLTPGAVVEVLHRSADAVTIRAGAPVGSGEPDDGPGTPAAGTVAPGAEAVVAGADAAGVLLRPVGGSGGEPTGA, encoded by the coding sequence ATGGACCCGTCCGACCTCACCCCGGTCGCCCAGGACTACCTCAAGGTGATCTGGTCGGCCACCGAATGGGGGGACCCACCGATCACCACCTCGGAGCTGGCCGCCCGGTTCGGCACCAGCGCCCCCAACGTGACGGACACGGTCAAGCGCCTGGCCGCCCAGGGGCTGGTGGACTACCGCCCCTACCGGCCGGTCGCGCTCACGCCCCGGGGGCGGGACTACGCCGTGGCCATGGTGCGCCGGCACCGGTTGCTGGAGGCATTCCTCGTCGCCACGCTCGGCTACTCCTGGGAGGAGGTGCACGACGAGGCCGAGCGCCTCGAGCACGCCGCCTCGGACGCCCTCGTCCAGCGCATCGACGCGGTGCTGGGCCACCCCGACCGTGATCCCCACGGCGACCCGATCCCCTCGGCCGACGGCCGGGTCCACCGCCCGGAGGGCGTCCTCCGGCTGGGGGCCGCGGCGCCGGGCACGTACGAGGTGCTCCGCCTCTCCGACGCCGACCCCGGCCGGCTCGAGCGCTTCCGCCGGCATCGGCTCACGCCCGGCGCGGTCGTCGAGGTACTCCACCGGAGCGCGGACGCCGTGACCATCCGGGCCGGGGCGCCGGTCGGCTCCGGGGAGCCCGACGACGGCCCCGGGACCCCGGCGGCCGGGACCGTGGCGCCCGGCGCCGAGGCCGTGGTGGCCGGCGCGGACGCCGCCGGCGTGCTGCTGCGCCCGGTGGGCGGATCCGGCGGCGAGCCGACAGGGGCCTGA
- a CDS encoding Nramp family divalent metal transporter — protein MPEAPASDGTQWVRRQPLPWLLGPAFVAAVAYVDPGNVAANLTAGAQYGYLLVWVLVAANLMAVLVQYLSAKLGLVTGASLPELLGHRLPRRRRLAYWAQAELVAAATDLAEVLGGAIALHLLFGIPLLAGGLVIGVVSMLMLALQSRHGQRPFEFVITGLLVIITLGFVSGLFFGDVSWSGAAEGMVPRFEGAETVLLAASMLGATVMPHAIYAHSSLARDRHGSPPPRAALPRLLAATRWDVVLSLLVAGSVNIAMLLLAAGNLAGVPGTDSIEGAHAAITDALGPLVGLAFGIGLLASGLASTSVGCYAGSAIMGGLLHRQIPQVARRAITLVPALVIIAIGVEPTWALVLSQVVLSIGIPFALVPLVRLSRDRALMGRFANRAALQVTAWTVVCLIVALNVALIALTVVGGA, from the coding sequence ATCCCGGAGGCGCCGGCCTCCGACGGGACCCAGTGGGTCCGCCGGCAACCCCTGCCGTGGCTGCTGGGACCCGCCTTCGTGGCGGCCGTGGCCTACGTGGACCCGGGCAACGTGGCGGCCAACCTCACGGCCGGCGCCCAGTACGGCTACCTGCTGGTGTGGGTGCTGGTGGCGGCCAACCTCATGGCCGTCCTGGTCCAGTACCTCTCCGCCAAGCTCGGGCTCGTCACCGGGGCGTCCCTGCCGGAGCTGCTGGGCCACCGCCTGCCCCGGCGGCGTCGGCTGGCCTACTGGGCACAGGCGGAACTGGTGGCGGCCGCCACCGACCTCGCCGAGGTGCTCGGCGGGGCGATCGCCCTGCACCTGCTCTTCGGCATCCCGCTGCTGGCCGGGGGCCTGGTCATCGGGGTGGTCTCGATGCTGATGCTGGCCCTGCAGTCCCGGCACGGGCAGCGGCCCTTCGAGTTCGTGATCACCGGGCTGCTGGTGATCATCACCCTGGGCTTCGTCTCGGGGCTGTTCTTCGGGGACGTCTCCTGGTCCGGCGCTGCGGAGGGCATGGTGCCGCGGTTCGAGGGCGCCGAGACGGTCCTGCTGGCCGCGAGCATGCTCGGGGCCACCGTGATGCCGCACGCCATCTACGCCCATTCCTCCCTGGCCCGGGACCGGCACGGCAGCCCACCGCCCCGCGCGGCGCTGCCCCGGCTGCTGGCCGCCACCCGCTGGGACGTGGTGCTCTCGCTGCTGGTCGCCGGGTCCGTGAACATCGCCATGCTGCTGCTGGCCGCCGGGAACCTGGCCGGGGTCCCGGGCACCGACAGCATCGAGGGGGCGCACGCCGCCATCACCGACGCCCTGGGGCCCCTGGTGGGCCTCGCCTTCGGGATCGGCCTGCTGGCCTCCGGCCTCGCCTCCACCTCGGTGGGCTGCTACGCCGGCTCGGCCATCATGGGCGGGCTGCTGCACCGCCAGATCCCCCAGGTCGCCCGCCGGGCCATCACCCTGGTCCCCGCCCTGGTGATCATCGCGATCGGCGTGGAGCCCACGTGGGCGCTGGTGCTGTCCCAGGTGGTGCTGAGCATCGGCATCCCGTTCGCGCTCGTCCCGCTGGTCCGGCTCAGCCGGGACCGCGCCCTCATGGGCCGCTTCGCCAACCGCGCCGCCCTGCAGGTGACGGCCTGGACGGTCGTCTGCCTCATCGTCGCCCTGAACGTCGCCCTCATCGCGCTCACCGTGGTCGGCGGGGCCTGA
- a CDS encoding response regulator transcription factor yields MRQVADAAVPPVGRVLVVDDEQPLARMVATYLERAGHRVTVAHTGPGALEAARAAEPDVVVLDLGLPGMDGIEVCRRLRDFSSCYVVILTARGQEQDKLEGLAVGADDYLTKPFSVRELVARVGAMLRRPRTPLGQAGPAGPAAHAGPARRLGDLAVDLAAHEVRVAGTRIAATRTEFDLLAALAARPGEAMSRRELIDTVWDPAWVGDERIVDVHVGNLRRKLDADPNRYIETVRGVGYRGVDR; encoded by the coding sequence GTGAGACAGGTCGCCGACGCCGCCGTGCCGCCCGTGGGGCGCGTCCTGGTCGTGGACGACGAGCAGCCGCTGGCCCGCATGGTCGCCACCTACCTCGAGCGCGCCGGGCACCGCGTCACGGTCGCCCACACGGGCCCCGGGGCCCTCGAGGCCGCCCGCGCCGCCGAGCCGGACGTCGTGGTCCTGGACCTGGGACTGCCGGGGATGGACGGGATCGAGGTGTGCCGGCGCCTGCGGGACTTCTCGTCCTGCTACGTGGTGATTCTGACCGCCCGCGGACAGGAGCAGGACAAGCTCGAGGGCCTGGCGGTGGGCGCGGACGACTACCTCACCAAGCCGTTCAGCGTGCGCGAGCTCGTGGCCCGGGTGGGAGCGATGCTGCGCCGGCCCCGCACGCCCCTCGGCCAGGCCGGACCGGCCGGCCCGGCCGCCCACGCCGGTCCCGCCCGGAGGCTCGGGGACCTCGCCGTGGACCTGGCCGCCCACGAGGTGCGGGTGGCCGGGACGCGGATCGCGGCGACCCGCACGGAGTTCGACCTGCTGGCGGCCCTGGCCGCCCGCCCCGGCGAGGCGATGTCCCGGCGCGAGCTGATCGACACGGTCTGGGACCCGGCCTGGGTGGGGGACGAGCGGATCGTGGACGTGCACGTGGGCAACCTGCGCCGCAAGCTCGACGCCGACCCCAACCGGTACATCGAGACCGTCCGCGGGGTGGGCTACCGGGGGGTGGACCGGTGA
- a CDS encoding cell wall metabolism sensor histidine kinase WalK: MSGRRGPRGLAARFLLAQLLVVGASVLAAVLVASVLGPPLFHEHLMRADVAPLSSQLLHVDRAYRDAGLWTLGAGLVVALALAATVSWFLARRIRGSLRALADAASAVAAGRYGARVPSTGAGAEVDALAEAFNTMAARLDSTERTRRRLIADLAHEMRTPVSVLAVYRDALDDGVAAWDETTATVVSDQLARLTRLVEDMHDVSRAEEAGLVADPHAQPLGPIVRSAAEAHREAYAARGVDLEADVRRDAAVVGDRDRLGQVLDNLLTNALRHTPAGGRVRLTVDDAGPCTVAVSVADTGDGIPAEQLPHVFERFYRGDTARDRDHGGSGVGLAISRALAEAHGGTLTARSDGPGRGAVFTLALPTAPGSPGGRGPTQTPFPPPQEDIP; this comes from the coding sequence GTGAGCGGCCGGCGCGGGCCCCGGGGACTCGCCGCCCGGTTCCTCCTCGCGCAGCTGCTCGTGGTGGGCGCGAGCGTGCTGGCCGCCGTGCTGGTGGCCTCGGTGCTCGGCCCGCCCCTGTTCCACGAGCACCTGATGCGCGCGGACGTGGCCCCGCTGTCCAGCCAGTTGCTGCACGTGGACCGCGCCTACCGGGACGCCGGACTGTGGACGCTGGGCGCCGGCCTGGTCGTCGCGCTCGCGCTGGCCGCGACGGTGTCCTGGTTCCTCGCCCGGCGCATCCGGGGCTCGCTGCGCGCCCTGGCGGACGCGGCCTCGGCCGTGGCCGCCGGCCGCTACGGCGCCCGGGTGCCGTCCACGGGCGCGGGCGCGGAGGTCGACGCGCTCGCGGAGGCCTTCAACACCATGGCGGCCCGGCTGGACAGCACCGAACGCACCCGGCGGCGGCTGATCGCGGACCTGGCCCACGAGATGCGCACGCCGGTCTCGGTGCTGGCCGTCTACCGGGACGCCCTGGACGACGGCGTCGCGGCGTGGGACGAGACCACGGCCACCGTGGTGTCCGACCAGCTGGCCCGCCTCACCCGGCTCGTGGAGGACATGCACGACGTCTCCCGGGCCGAGGAGGCCGGCCTCGTGGCCGATCCGCACGCCCAGCCGCTCGGGCCGATCGTCCGCTCCGCGGCCGAGGCCCACCGCGAGGCGTACGCCGCCCGGGGCGTGGACCTGGAGGCGGACGTCCGCCGGGACGCGGCCGTCGTCGGGGACCGGGACCGCCTGGGGCAGGTCCTGGACAACCTGCTCACCAACGCCCTGCGCCACACCCCGGCAGGGGGCCGGGTCCGGCTCACCGTGGACGACGCCGGCCCCTGCACCGTGGCCGTCAGCGTCGCCGACACGGGGGACGGCATCCCCGCCGAGCAGCTGCCGCACGTCTTCGAGCGGTTCTACCGCGGCGACACCGCCCGCGACCGCGACCACGGCGGCTCCGGCGTGGGCCTGGCCATCTCCCGGGCGCTGGCCGAGGCCCACGGCGGCACGCTGACCGCCCGGTCCGACGGCCCGGGGCGCGGTGCCGTCTTCACCCTGGCCCTGCCCACGGCCCCGGGCTCCCCCGGCGGCCGGGGCCCAACCCAGACCCCCTTCCCACCACCACAGGAGGACATCCCATGA
- a CDS encoding DUF305 domain-containing protein: protein MKKHTTPLAGLALAAALALAGCGGTDAGSDSGSETSSPAASATSSAPASEGSSGSGPASASGSASGAEEISAEHNDADVMFAQMMIPHHEQAVEMSEMLLAKEGVPAEVGDFAQRVIDAQGPEIDHMDAMLGAWGAERASDEEMGGMDHGSGDAGMSGMMSEEDMAALEQAEGTEAARLYLEQMTAHHEGAVEMAREQLDAGQNPQAQQLAQQVVDAQEAEIEEMRAMLRELPAS from the coding sequence ATGAAGAAGCACACCACTCCCCTGGCGGGCCTCGCCCTCGCCGCCGCCCTGGCCCTGGCCGGCTGCGGCGGGACCGACGCCGGATCCGACTCGGGCTCGGAGACCTCCTCGCCGGCGGCCTCCGCCACCTCGTCCGCCCCCGCCTCGGAGGGGTCGTCCGGCTCCGGCCCGGCGTCCGCCTCCGGCAGTGCCTCGGGCGCGGAGGAGATCTCCGCCGAGCACAACGACGCGGACGTGATGTTCGCCCAGATGATGATCCCGCACCATGAGCAGGCCGTGGAGATGAGCGAGATGCTGCTCGCCAAGGAGGGCGTCCCCGCCGAGGTGGGCGACTTCGCGCAGCGGGTCATCGACGCCCAGGGGCCCGAGATCGACCACATGGACGCGATGCTGGGGGCCTGGGGCGCCGAGCGGGCCTCCGACGAGGAGATGGGCGGCATGGACCACGGCTCCGGGGACGCCGGGATGAGCGGCATGATGTCCGAGGAGGACATGGCCGCCCTCGAGCAGGCCGAGGGCACCGAGGCCGCCCGCCTCTACCTGGAGCAGATGACGGCCCACCACGAGGGTGCCGTGGAGATGGCCCGGGAGCAGCTCGACGCGGGCCAGAACCCGCAGGCGCAGCAGTTGGCCCAGCAGGTCGTCGACGCCCAGGAGGCGGAGATCGAGGAGATGCGCGCGATGCTCCGGGAGCTGCCGGCCTCCTGA
- a CDS encoding phenylacetate--CoA ligase family protein → MDTRLLADLLWRRRAWRRRDRWDPDRIAAEQAAALARLRRVAYARSAFYRAHHAGLLGAPLAELPPVTKAQLMEHFDQVVTVPGLRRHDLEAHLAELVRSGADPGVPWHGRWWAAATAGTTGRPGVFVWDRAEWATVLASYARANDWAGIPAGLTRPLRVAVVSSRVPTHQSAVVGASLQSRLVPTLRLDATDPLDETVARLNAFRPRLLVGYPSALVPLAGEQDAGRLSIAPASVVSASEVLTAEAAGRFRQAWGAEPFDVYAATETAGIASPCPYRIRHVYEDLVIVEPVDEAGAPVPPGTVGARLWVTVLFSRTVPLIRYEMGDRIALGPRGCPCGRSFARLASVEGRREDVLELPGAAGSVRVHPNVFHAVLDDASRDGWQVAQRPEGLVVRMAGLAPGRTTGGLGTAVQAALADVGVTGVPVRVDVVDRLQRTGLGKAPLVVAPRAPGP, encoded by the coding sequence ATGGACACCCGCCTGCTGGCGGACCTGCTCTGGCGCCGCCGGGCGTGGCGGCGCCGGGACCGGTGGGATCCTGACCGGATCGCCGCCGAGCAGGCCGCCGCCCTGGCCCGGTTGCGCCGGGTGGCCTATGCGCGCTCGGCGTTCTACCGCGCGCACCACGCCGGGCTGCTCGGGGCCCCGCTGGCCGAACTGCCGCCCGTGACCAAGGCGCAGTTGATGGAGCACTTCGACCAGGTGGTCACCGTACCGGGGCTGCGACGCCACGACCTGGAGGCGCACCTGGCGGAGCTGGTCCGGTCCGGGGCGGACCCGGGCGTGCCCTGGCACGGCCGCTGGTGGGCCGCGGCCACGGCCGGCACCACCGGACGGCCCGGGGTGTTCGTGTGGGACCGGGCCGAGTGGGCGACCGTGCTGGCCTCCTACGCGCGGGCCAACGACTGGGCGGGGATCCCGGCCGGGCTCACCCGTCCCCTGCGGGTGGCGGTGGTCAGCTCGCGGGTGCCCACGCACCAGTCGGCCGTCGTGGGGGCCAGCCTGCAGTCCCGCCTGGTGCCCACCCTGCGCCTGGACGCCACCGACCCGCTGGACGAGACCGTCGCCCGGCTCAACGCCTTCCGGCCCCGCCTGCTGGTGGGCTACCCCTCCGCGCTCGTGCCGCTCGCGGGGGAGCAGGACGCCGGCCGGCTGTCCATCGCCCCGGCCTCCGTGGTCTCCGCCTCCGAGGTGCTCACCGCCGAGGCCGCCGGGCGGTTCCGGCAGGCGTGGGGCGCGGAGCCCTTCGACGTGTACGCGGCCACCGAGACGGCCGGGATCGCCTCCCCGTGCCCGTACCGGATCCGCCACGTCTACGAGGACCTCGTCATTGTCGAGCCGGTCGACGAGGCCGGCGCCCCCGTGCCGCCGGGGACCGTGGGGGCCCGGTTGTGGGTCACCGTGCTGTTCTCCCGGACGGTGCCGCTGATCCGCTACGAGATGGGCGACCGGATCGCCCTGGGGCCCCGGGGCTGCCCCTGCGGGCGGTCCTTCGCCCGGCTCGCCTCGGTGGAGGGCCGGCGCGAGGACGTCCTGGAGCTTCCGGGGGCCGCGGGGAGCGTCCGGGTCCACCCGAACGTCTTCCACGCGGTGCTCGACGACGCCTCGCGGGACGGGTGGCAGGTGGCGCAGCGTCCCGAGGGCCTCGTGGTGCGGATGGCGGGCCTGGCCCCGGGCCGGACCACCGGCGGGCTGGGGACCGCGGTGCAGGCGGCCCTGGCCGACGTCGGGGTCACGGGCGTGCCGGTGCGGGTGGACGTCGTGGACCGGCTCCAGCGCACCGGGCTGGGCAAGGCGCCCCTGGTGGTGGCCCCTCGAGCACCGGGGCCCTGA
- a CDS encoding multicopper oxidase family protein, producing the protein MSPPSRRQVLGWGLAGGAMTAAGAAGLLWGTGPRGGPGGGSGGTGGGDWGEPEVLTSAGGVLDLDLEAAPAAVGIDGRTAHVWAFNGTVPGPTLELSPGDTLRVRMTNGLGAPTNLHVHGLHVSPAGAGDNPFVTIEPGGTHDYEFVLPPDHPPGTYWYHPHHHGTVAEQLAAGLYGAIVVREAAPPPVSRERVLVVSDLALTAAGELAEPSVMERMMGREGSLVLVNGRRRPRLAAAPGERERWRIINACPSRFLRLGLDGQSVRLLARDLGRLHQPVEAGTVELAPGNRVDLLVEAAEGTSTLVASPVDRGAMPGMMGGRRPGGTGPVDLLTLEVTGGRAPALADVPAGPEPQDLRGVEVARRRTLDFAMGGMGGAMMRGDGSMMSFTVNGREFDAGRTDVDPAFGDVEEWTLVNSSPMDHPVHLHVWPMQVVSGGGGDDGAGDEPRWADVVTVPALGRVTVRVAFEGIAGRTVLHCHILDHEDLGMMATVEVR; encoded by the coding sequence GTGAGCCCGCCCTCCCGGCGGCAGGTGCTCGGCTGGGGGCTGGCCGGCGGGGCGATGACCGCCGCCGGCGCCGCCGGGCTCCTGTGGGGGACCGGTCCGCGGGGTGGACCCGGCGGTGGCAGCGGCGGCACGGGCGGGGGGGACTGGGGCGAGCCGGAGGTCCTCACGAGCGCCGGCGGCGTGCTCGACCTGGACCTCGAGGCCGCTCCCGCCGCCGTCGGGATCGACGGCCGGACCGCCCACGTCTGGGCCTTCAACGGCACGGTGCCGGGGCCCACCCTGGAGCTCTCCCCCGGGGACACGCTCCGGGTCCGGATGACCAACGGCCTGGGAGCCCCCACGAACCTCCACGTCCACGGCCTGCACGTGTCCCCCGCGGGCGCCGGGGACAACCCGTTCGTGACGATCGAGCCGGGCGGCACGCACGACTACGAGTTCGTGCTGCCCCCCGACCACCCGCCCGGCACCTACTGGTACCACCCCCACCACCACGGCACCGTGGCCGAGCAGCTCGCGGCTGGGCTCTACGGCGCGATCGTCGTCCGCGAGGCCGCTCCGCCGCCGGTGAGCCGCGAGCGGGTCCTCGTCGTCTCGGACCTCGCACTCACCGCCGCCGGCGAGCTCGCCGAACCGTCCGTGATGGAGCGGATGATGGGCCGGGAGGGATCCCTGGTGCTCGTCAACGGGCGCCGCCGGCCGCGGCTCGCGGCCGCGCCCGGGGAGCGGGAGCGCTGGCGGATCATCAACGCGTGCCCCTCGCGCTTCCTGCGTCTCGGCCTGGACGGCCAGTCGGTGCGACTGCTGGCGCGCGACCTCGGACGGCTGCACCAGCCGGTCGAGGCCGGGACGGTGGAGCTGGCCCCGGGCAACCGCGTGGACCTGCTGGTCGAGGCCGCCGAGGGGACCTCCACCCTCGTGGCGTCCCCCGTGGACCGCGGGGCCATGCCCGGCATGATGGGCGGGCGCCGCCCCGGGGGCACCGGCCCCGTCGACCTGCTCACCCTCGAGGTCACCGGCGGCCGCGCCCCGGCCCTGGCCGACGTGCCCGCCGGTCCCGAGCCGCAGGACCTGCGCGGGGTGGAGGTGGCCCGCCGGCGGACCCTGGACTTCGCGATGGGCGGCATGGGCGGGGCCATGATGCGCGGGGACGGGTCCATGATGTCCTTCACCGTCAACGGGCGGGAGTTCGACGCCGGGCGCACCGACGTCGATCCCGCCTTCGGGGACGTCGAGGAGTGGACCCTGGTGAACTCCTCGCCCATGGACCACCCGGTCCACCTGCACGTGTGGCCGATGCAGGTGGTGTCCGGCGGGGGCGGGGATGACGGGGCGGGGGACGAGCCCCGGTGGGCCGACGTCGTCACCGTCCCGGCCCTCGGCCGGGTCACCGTCCGCGTGGCCTTCGAGGGCATCGCCGGCCGCACCGTCCTGCACTGCCACATCCTGGACCACGAGGACCTGGGGATGATGGCGACCGTGGAGGTGAGATGA
- a CDS encoding SHOCT domain-containing protein: MMWGDGMGWGMGWAWLFWILMIVGVVVLVTLLVLVVSRGGPGRQDGPRTPPAGAAPSRAREILEERYARGEISAEEFQERRRLLEGNGP, from the coding sequence ATGATGTGGGGCGACGGCATGGGCTGGGGCATGGGCTGGGCCTGGCTGTTCTGGATCCTGATGATCGTGGGCGTGGTCGTCCTCGTGACCCTCCTCGTCCTGGTCGTCTCCCGCGGTGGCCCGGGCCGCCAGGACGGGCCGCGCACCCCGCCGGCCGGCGCGGCGCCCTCGAGGGCCCGCGAGATCCTCGAGGAGCGCTACGCCCGCGGCGAGATCAGCGCCGAGGAGTTCCAGGAGCGCCGGCGCCTGCTGGAGGGGAACGGGCCGTGA
- a CDS encoding DUF302 domain-containing protein — MTYTHAVTVDLPYEDAVERTREALAEQGFGVLTEIDVRATFKEKLGAEAADAVGDYVILGACNPGLASKALAAEPEMGALLPCNVVVRRSATAGATTVEAIDPQAMVTLSGGGAVQEVADDAGTRLRAVLQSLRNSDGDLQGAP; from the coding sequence ATGACCTACACCCACGCCGTCACCGTCGACCTGCCGTACGAGGACGCCGTCGAGCGCACGCGCGAGGCCCTCGCGGAGCAGGGCTTCGGCGTCCTGACCGAGATCGACGTCCGGGCGACGTTCAAGGAGAAATTGGGCGCGGAGGCGGCCGACGCCGTCGGGGACTACGTCATCCTCGGCGCCTGCAACCCCGGGCTGGCCAGCAAGGCGCTCGCCGCGGAGCCCGAGATGGGCGCCCTGCTGCCGTGCAACGTGGTCGTGCGCCGCTCCGCGACCGCGGGCGCGACCACCGTGGAGGCCATCGACCCGCAGGCCATGGTCACCCTGAGCGGGGGCGGGGCCGTCCAGGAGGTGGCGGACGACGCCGGCACCCGGCTCCGCGCGGTGCTGCAGTCCCTGCGCAACAGCGACGGGGACCTCCAGGGCGCGCCGTAG
- a CDS encoding four-helix bundle copper-binding protein, protein MTHHVTSMLETYPKDLGDIDRQKLAECIQACFQCAQSCTACADACLAEDMVADLRGCIRRNLDCADVCATTGAVLSRQTGDNLEVTRAVLEACRVACRTCGDECASHAEMHEHCRVCAEACRRCEQACADLLASLG, encoded by the coding sequence ATGACCCATCACGTCACCTCCATGCTGGAGACCTACCCGAAGGACCTGGGGGACATCGACCGCCAGAAGCTGGCGGAGTGCATCCAGGCGTGCTTCCAGTGCGCCCAGTCCTGTACCGCCTGCGCGGACGCGTGCCTGGCCGAGGACATGGTGGCCGACCTGCGCGGCTGCATCCGCCGCAACCTCGACTGCGCGGACGTGTGCGCCACGACCGGGGCGGTGCTGTCCCGGCAGACCGGTGACAACCTCGAGGTGACCCGCGCCGTGCTGGAGGCCTGCCGCGTCGCGTGCCGGACCTGCGGGGACGAGTGCGCCTCCCACGCGGAGATGCACGAGCACTGCCGGGTGTGCGCGGAGGCGTGTCGCCGGTGCGAGCAGGCCTGCGCGGACCTGCTCGCCTCCCTGGGCTGA